From Lolium perenne isolate Kyuss_39 chromosome 5, Kyuss_2.0, whole genome shotgun sequence, a single genomic window includes:
- the LOC127301201 gene encoding RING-H2 finger protein ATL48 — translation MEKGSGAAAGGSARPPPMPQFDEFPFEGKKPVKNPFVPIGALVTAGVLTAGLVSFRYGNSRLGQKLMRARVVAQGVTVALMVGSAYYYGDQIKLFKKGSSPEL, via the exons ATGGAGAAGGGCTCAGGCGCCGCCGCgggaggcagcgcgcggccgcCGCCGATGCCGCAGTTCGACGAGTTCCCGTTCGAGGGGAAGAAGCCCGTCAAGAACCCTTTCGTCCCCATCG GTGCATTGGTCACTGCGGGTGTCCTGACTGCTGGTCTAGTCAGCTTCCGGTACGGGAATTCTCGACTAGGCCAGAAGCTGATGAGGGCCCGTGTGGTTGCTCAAGGCGTAACGGTTGCTCTGATGGTTGGCAGCGCGTACTACTACGGCGACCAAATCAAGCTGTTCAAGAAAGGGTCGAGCCCTGAACTTTGA
- the LOC127301202 gene encoding CST complex subunit CTC1 isoform X2, with protein MEPPPEATAPRRLAVADLLLIRLPTTGASSLFSSSPSPPRATSTSQPRKKPKLSPPNPAPTTAPFAPIPHPVLLAGTLSLPPASCSDGCRNHCLSLADPSTAVSVCCYLLDFDPAAIGREILILAWNYLPSIRHNEAGVLEVVRWRLAEVSGPAPGPSFLTSILLNCVDAEPDPATRGRAFGVVTSVSVVFSVPHTAQKSKAGDLVGFIAEMMCCGCRQCKASQPESGQDHKFEVEKFVYFVDLTSRWRPVLARLIGRPVSVTGLRKKMVSVGKKGSYTMLVSSANTMVAWCPSYAGVPQSDELPGKCAGVYCGIVSGIYMHGMLVELDGIAWLLIDDKQLVPPHSLRIGAVISVKKLRLVRLKFAWTTVVLLGTCSKTSITINSFSLMDSKFHMRAENKGLSGKYLNSLDLSARFWTLLLTSCFKQKFKLGYEKEIWGSKNKQGLAHIYAAKVLSSRGFEPQHDVLVKFCNHNCDIKSSGSNLEACKLISSLPRRLQLVDDTGCIDIVVPDLPPNVCLDGIYEINDCKLALEGPVAYLDHYGVSDPLSCKAVFQNLSFRKKLHHLKIFVIVNWSELSRIGPSSEISSQTNNRGRLFHLLKLSHIFPAINNHQDTRGPSMYAEAMILPYNLKFTGQDDCIEHAESFRMSSTRSLCDSKVPMEKPCYIPCSLSFRTTSLSGTLVSSYSCGSDGTILIDTSCEEQGCPSRILLEFKEGRLLEYQLLRIGGYYLLECPSDSSSFAIKGCGCFQCSKISLDSQDKLWSLAISFNRNGNIKQGIVDQYTGEVDQPFSRNTFHNEIRLVQSWNNFHQHLDFLLKFYCEAVSGEMEEYNALCSVLNGLCSYSIEVITVSSCTDIMMREKPFGSSNLQSEKLVQGDLISLHGKVENIHSHDCKDRRLTPGNEAHNICIHLADDNQTVRLRGYLSKHCYPVGIGRGASVTFHRVLLTRHELLLTPVTYIQVTSISHTELNRERATSPLMPGGLKDSSLSTVLPCPILREKHFKDSRPMQFQCRVVTIHLLVLDSCLHDLQTSEAANKSKILAVQVPVAGFIVDNGTSLCCCWADDARAELLLRLQEIAALDASAGLKFSKDRKKANLQQTFGSCLLKMLKKHKNVIVKNYGIPPDTSCRDLELSSGIGHVLNSLEQKLLKFIILNACCKGTLNVIASALDPNAINASNVGFPDVYPVQNMQNFWINESFQVDPLEEARRLVTTLKNS; from the exons ATGGAGCCGCCGCCGGAGGCAACCGCCCCTCGCCGGCTCGCCGTCGCCGACCTCCTCCTCATCCGCCTTCCCACAACTGGTGCATCctccctcttctcctcctccccctctcctcccCGCGCCACCTCCACCTCGCAGCCCCGCAAAAAGCCCAAGCTTTCCCCTCCGAATCCTGCCCCTACCACGGCCCCCTTCGCGCCAATCCCCCACCCCGTCCTCCTCGCCGGcaccctctccctccctcccgcCTCCTGCTCCGACGGCTGCCGCAACCACTGCCTATCCCTGGCCGACCCATCGACCGCCGTCTCGGTCTGCTGCTACCTCCTCGACTTCGACCCCGCCGCCATCGGCCGCGAGATCCTCATCCTTGCCTGGAACTACCTCCCATCCATCCGCCACAACGAAGCCGGCGTGCTGGAGGTGGTCCGGTGGCGCCTGGCCGAGGTGTCCGGCCCGGCCCCCGGCCCGAGCTTCCTAACGTCGATTCTGCTTAACTGCGTGGATGCGGAGCCTGATCCGGCCACCCGCGGCCGCGCTTTCGGGGTGGTGACGTCGGTGAGCGTGGTGTTCAGCGTGCCGCATACTGCACAGAAGAGTAAGGCCGGCGACCTGGTCGGGTTCATAGCAGAGATGATGTGCTGTGGGTGCCGCCAGTGCAAGGCATCGCAGCCGGAATCCGGGCAGGATCACAAGTTTGAGGTGGAGAAGTTTGTCTACTTTGTGGATTTGACGAGCAGGTGGCGGCCCGTGCTGGCGAGGCTGATTGGGAGGCCGGTCTCTGTCACGGGGCTAAGGAAGAAAATGGTTTCTGTTGGGAAGAAGGGCTCGTACACCATGCTGGTGTCATCTGCAAACACCATGGTGGCATGGTGCCCATCCTATGCAGGCGTTCCACAGTCGGATGAGTTGCCAGGGAAGTGCGCTGGAGTGTACTGTGGGATTGTCTCTGGAATTTACATGCATGGCATGTTGGTCGAGCTGGATGGGATCGCGTGGCTGCTAATTGATGATAAGCAGCTTGTGCCGCCGCATTCTCTTCGGATCGGTGCTGTT ATTTCTGTGAAGAAACTCCGGTTGGTTCGTCTAAAATTTGCTTGGACGACAGTTGTTCTACTTGGAACATGCAGTAAAACTAGCATCACTATAAATTCTTTCTCCCTGATGGACTCCAA ATTTCATATGAGGGCAGAGAACAAGGGTCTGTCGGGGAAGTACCTTAACTCTTTGGATCTGTCTGCTAGATTTTG GACATTACTTTTGACATCATGCTTTAAGCAGAAATTCAAGTTAGGCTACGAGAAAGAGATTTGGGGCTCAAAAAAT AAGCAAGGATTGGCTCACATCTATGCTGCTAAAGTTCTCTCTTCAAGGGGATTTGAACCTCAG CATGATGTCCTTGTGAAATTCTGCAATCATAATTGTGACATTAAAAGCTCAGGATCAAACTTGGAAGCCTGTAAATTG ATATCTTCACTGCCAAGGAGGCTCCAGTTGGTTGATGACACAGGATGCATAGATATTGTTGTACCTGATCTTCCGCCAAATGTTTGCTTAGATGGCATCTATGAG ATAAATGATTGCAAACTAGCCCTTGAAGGTCCAGTGGCTTACCTAGATCATTATGGTGTTTCTGATCCACTATCCTGCAAGGCTGTGTTTCAGAACCTCTCATTCCGAAAAAAATTGCATCATCTCAAGATCTTTGTTATAGTCAACTGGAGTGAATTGAGTCGCATTGGCCCTTCCTCAGAAATTTCTTCGCAAACTAATAATCGTGGCAGGCTGTTTCACCTGCTGAAATTGTCGCACATTTTTCCAGCAATCAATAAC CATCAGGACACTCGAGGTCCTAGCATGTATGCTGAGGCTATGATACTGCCGTACAATTTGAAGTTTACTGGGCAAGATGATTGCATTGAGCATGCTGAGAGCTTTAGAATGTCCAGCACTCGTTCACTTTGTGATTCCAAAGTGCCTATGGAGAAACCATGTTATATTCCATGTTCCCTAAGCTTCAGAACCACCAGTCTATCTGGCACTCTAGTGTCTAGCTATTCCTGTGGATCTGATGGTACTATTCTAATTGATACTAGTTGTGAAGAACAAGGTTGCCCATCAAGGATTTTATTGGAGTTCAAGGAGGGGCGTTTACTGGAGTATCAG TTACTGCGGATTGGTGGCTACTATCTGCTCGAATGTCCTAGTGATAGTTCAAGTTTTGCCATAAAAGGCTGTGGATGTTTTCAATGCAGCAAAATTTCATTAGATTCTCAAGATAAACTTTGGAGCCTTGCCATTTCCTTCAACAGAAATGGAAACATTAAGCAGGGTATTGTAGATCAGTATACTGGGGAGGTGGATCAACCATTTTCCAGAAATACCTTCCATAATGAGATAAGATTAGTACAATCTTGGAATAACTTCCATCAGCATTTGGATTTTCTATTGAAGTTTTATTGTGAAGCAGTGAGCGGAGAGATGGAAGAATATAATGCCTTGTGTTCTGTATTAAATGGATTGTGCTCTTACTCAATTGAAGTGATTACTGTCTCTTCATGCACTGATATTATGATGCGTGAAAAGCCTTTTGGTTCTTCTAACTTGCAAAGTGAAAAACTTGTCCAAGGAGATTTAATATCATTACACGGGAAAGTAGAAAATATCCATTCACATGACTGTAAGGATCGGCGACTTACACCTGGTAATGAGGCGCACAACATATGTATCCATCTTGCTGATGATAATCAAACG GTGCGGCTCCGTGGATACTTAAGCAAACATTGTTATCCTGTTGGCATAGGACGAGGGGCATCAGTGACATTCCACCGCGTCCTCTTGACACG ACATGAACTGTTGTTAACCCCAGTAACATATATTCAAGTTACATCCATCAGTCACACTGAACTGAATAGAGAACGTGCTACTTCTCCACTCATGCCTGGTGGCTTAAAGGACAGTTCACTGAGCACAGTTTTGCCGTGTCCGATCTTACGCGAGAAGCATTTTAAAGACAGTAGGCCCATGCAGTTTCAGTGCAGGGTAG TTACCATCCATTTGTTGGTGTTGGACAGTTGTTTACATGACTTGCAAACTTCAGAAGCAGCTAACAAGAGTAAAATACTAGCAGTACAAGTTCCAGTAGCTGGGTTTATTGTTG ATAATGGAACATCTTTATGCTGTTGTTGGGCTGATGATGCAAGGGCTGAACTTTTGCTCAGGCTCCAGGAAATCGCTGCCTTAGATGCTTCTGCTGGTTTGAAGTTTTCAAAAGATAGAAAGAAGGCAAACTTACAACAGACTTTTGGTTCTTGCCTACTAAAAATGCTGAAGAAGCACAAAAATGTCATTGTAAAAAACTATGGAATTCCTCCGGACACCTCATGCCGAGACTTGGAACTATCTTCTGGTATTGGTCACGTCTTAAATAGCCTGGAACAGAAACTGCTGAAATTTATCATCCTCAACGCTTGTTGCAAGGGAACTCTG AATGTTATCGCATCAGCTCTCGATCCAAACGCAATAAATGCATCAAATGTAGGGTTTCCTGATGTATATCCAGTACAGAACATGCAGAATTTTTGGATTAATGAATCATTTCAAGTGGATCCTTTGGAAGAGGCCAGAAGATTGGTTACCACTTTGAAGAACAGTTGA
- the LOC127301202 gene encoding CST complex subunit CTC1 isoform X1 produces MEPPPEATAPRRLAVADLLLIRLPTTGASSLFSSSPSPPRATSTSQPRKKPKLSPPNPAPTTAPFAPIPHPVLLAGTLSLPPASCSDGCRNHCLSLADPSTAVSVCCYLLDFDPAAIGREILILAWNYLPSIRHNEAGVLEVVRWRLAEVSGPAPGPSFLTSILLNCVDAEPDPATRGRAFGVVTSVSVVFSVPHTAQKSKAGDLVGFIAEMMCCGCRQCKASQPESGQDHKFEVEKFVYFVDLTSRWRPVLARLIGRPVSVTGLRKKMVSVGKKGSYTMLVSSANTMVAWCPSYAGVPQSDELPGKCAGVYCGIVSGIYMHGMLVELDGIAWLLIDDKQLVPPHSLRIGAVISVKKLRLVRLKFAWTTVVLLGTCSKTSITINSFSLMDSKFHMRAENKGLSGKYLNSLDLSARFWTLLLTSCFKQKFKLGYEKEIWGSKNKQGLAHIYAAKVLSSRGFEPQHDVLVKFCNHNCDIKSSGSNLEACKLVIPFANFICKCESLWISIMLKCWNGMEKVGNNQGLNQFLCDGLPYPGTTKRIISTADLGFVLVGSMKISSLPRRLQLVDDTGCIDIVVPDLPPNVCLDGIYEINDCKLALEGPVAYLDHYGVSDPLSCKAVFQNLSFRKKLHHLKIFVIVNWSELSRIGPSSEISSQTNNRGRLFHLLKLSHIFPAINNHQDTRGPSMYAEAMILPYNLKFTGQDDCIEHAESFRMSSTRSLCDSKVPMEKPCYIPCSLSFRTTSLSGTLVSSYSCGSDGTILIDTSCEEQGCPSRILLEFKEGRLLEYQLLRIGGYYLLECPSDSSSFAIKGCGCFQCSKISLDSQDKLWSLAISFNRNGNIKQGIVDQYTGEVDQPFSRNTFHNEIRLVQSWNNFHQHLDFLLKFYCEAVSGEMEEYNALCSVLNGLCSYSIEVITVSSCTDIMMREKPFGSSNLQSEKLVQGDLISLHGKVENIHSHDCKDRRLTPGNEAHNICIHLADDNQTVRLRGYLSKHCYPVGIGRGASVTFHRVLLTRHELLLTPVTYIQVTSISHTELNRERATSPLMPGGLKDSSLSTVLPCPILREKHFKDSRPMQFQCRVVTIHLLVLDSCLHDLQTSEAANKSKILAVQVPVAGFIVDNGTSLCCCWADDARAELLLRLQEIAALDASAGLKFSKDRKKANLQQTFGSCLLKMLKKHKNVIVKNYGIPPDTSCRDLELSSGIGHVLNSLEQKLLKFIILNACCKGTLNVIASALDPNAINASNVGFPDVYPVQNMQNFWINESFQVDPLEEARRLVTTLKNS; encoded by the exons ATGGAGCCGCCGCCGGAGGCAACCGCCCCTCGCCGGCTCGCCGTCGCCGACCTCCTCCTCATCCGCCTTCCCACAACTGGTGCATCctccctcttctcctcctccccctctcctcccCGCGCCACCTCCACCTCGCAGCCCCGCAAAAAGCCCAAGCTTTCCCCTCCGAATCCTGCCCCTACCACGGCCCCCTTCGCGCCAATCCCCCACCCCGTCCTCCTCGCCGGcaccctctccctccctcccgcCTCCTGCTCCGACGGCTGCCGCAACCACTGCCTATCCCTGGCCGACCCATCGACCGCCGTCTCGGTCTGCTGCTACCTCCTCGACTTCGACCCCGCCGCCATCGGCCGCGAGATCCTCATCCTTGCCTGGAACTACCTCCCATCCATCCGCCACAACGAAGCCGGCGTGCTGGAGGTGGTCCGGTGGCGCCTGGCCGAGGTGTCCGGCCCGGCCCCCGGCCCGAGCTTCCTAACGTCGATTCTGCTTAACTGCGTGGATGCGGAGCCTGATCCGGCCACCCGCGGCCGCGCTTTCGGGGTGGTGACGTCGGTGAGCGTGGTGTTCAGCGTGCCGCATACTGCACAGAAGAGTAAGGCCGGCGACCTGGTCGGGTTCATAGCAGAGATGATGTGCTGTGGGTGCCGCCAGTGCAAGGCATCGCAGCCGGAATCCGGGCAGGATCACAAGTTTGAGGTGGAGAAGTTTGTCTACTTTGTGGATTTGACGAGCAGGTGGCGGCCCGTGCTGGCGAGGCTGATTGGGAGGCCGGTCTCTGTCACGGGGCTAAGGAAGAAAATGGTTTCTGTTGGGAAGAAGGGCTCGTACACCATGCTGGTGTCATCTGCAAACACCATGGTGGCATGGTGCCCATCCTATGCAGGCGTTCCACAGTCGGATGAGTTGCCAGGGAAGTGCGCTGGAGTGTACTGTGGGATTGTCTCTGGAATTTACATGCATGGCATGTTGGTCGAGCTGGATGGGATCGCGTGGCTGCTAATTGATGATAAGCAGCTTGTGCCGCCGCATTCTCTTCGGATCGGTGCTGTT ATTTCTGTGAAGAAACTCCGGTTGGTTCGTCTAAAATTTGCTTGGACGACAGTTGTTCTACTTGGAACATGCAGTAAAACTAGCATCACTATAAATTCTTTCTCCCTGATGGACTCCAA ATTTCATATGAGGGCAGAGAACAAGGGTCTGTCGGGGAAGTACCTTAACTCTTTGGATCTGTCTGCTAGATTTTG GACATTACTTTTGACATCATGCTTTAAGCAGAAATTCAAGTTAGGCTACGAGAAAGAGATTTGGGGCTCAAAAAAT AAGCAAGGATTGGCTCACATCTATGCTGCTAAAGTTCTCTCTTCAAGGGGATTTGAACCTCAG CATGATGTCCTTGTGAAATTCTGCAATCATAATTGTGACATTAAAAGCTCAGGATCAAACTTGGAAGCCTGTAAATTG GTAATACCCTTTGCTAATTTCATCTGCAAGTGTGAATCATTGTGGATATCAATAATGCTCAAATGTTGGAACGGTATGGAAAAAGTGGGTAACAACCAGGGACTTAACCAGTTTCTATGTGATGGGCTTCCTTATCCTGGTACCACCAAAAGGATAATTTCAACTGCGGATCTGGGCTTTGTATTAGTGGGTAGCATGAAG ATATCTTCACTGCCAAGGAGGCTCCAGTTGGTTGATGACACAGGATGCATAGATATTGTTGTACCTGATCTTCCGCCAAATGTTTGCTTAGATGGCATCTATGAG ATAAATGATTGCAAACTAGCCCTTGAAGGTCCAGTGGCTTACCTAGATCATTATGGTGTTTCTGATCCACTATCCTGCAAGGCTGTGTTTCAGAACCTCTCATTCCGAAAAAAATTGCATCATCTCAAGATCTTTGTTATAGTCAACTGGAGTGAATTGAGTCGCATTGGCCCTTCCTCAGAAATTTCTTCGCAAACTAATAATCGTGGCAGGCTGTTTCACCTGCTGAAATTGTCGCACATTTTTCCAGCAATCAATAAC CATCAGGACACTCGAGGTCCTAGCATGTATGCTGAGGCTATGATACTGCCGTACAATTTGAAGTTTACTGGGCAAGATGATTGCATTGAGCATGCTGAGAGCTTTAGAATGTCCAGCACTCGTTCACTTTGTGATTCCAAAGTGCCTATGGAGAAACCATGTTATATTCCATGTTCCCTAAGCTTCAGAACCACCAGTCTATCTGGCACTCTAGTGTCTAGCTATTCCTGTGGATCTGATGGTACTATTCTAATTGATACTAGTTGTGAAGAACAAGGTTGCCCATCAAGGATTTTATTGGAGTTCAAGGAGGGGCGTTTACTGGAGTATCAG TTACTGCGGATTGGTGGCTACTATCTGCTCGAATGTCCTAGTGATAGTTCAAGTTTTGCCATAAAAGGCTGTGGATGTTTTCAATGCAGCAAAATTTCATTAGATTCTCAAGATAAACTTTGGAGCCTTGCCATTTCCTTCAACAGAAATGGAAACATTAAGCAGGGTATTGTAGATCAGTATACTGGGGAGGTGGATCAACCATTTTCCAGAAATACCTTCCATAATGAGATAAGATTAGTACAATCTTGGAATAACTTCCATCAGCATTTGGATTTTCTATTGAAGTTTTATTGTGAAGCAGTGAGCGGAGAGATGGAAGAATATAATGCCTTGTGTTCTGTATTAAATGGATTGTGCTCTTACTCAATTGAAGTGATTACTGTCTCTTCATGCACTGATATTATGATGCGTGAAAAGCCTTTTGGTTCTTCTAACTTGCAAAGTGAAAAACTTGTCCAAGGAGATTTAATATCATTACACGGGAAAGTAGAAAATATCCATTCACATGACTGTAAGGATCGGCGACTTACACCTGGTAATGAGGCGCACAACATATGTATCCATCTTGCTGATGATAATCAAACG GTGCGGCTCCGTGGATACTTAAGCAAACATTGTTATCCTGTTGGCATAGGACGAGGGGCATCAGTGACATTCCACCGCGTCCTCTTGACACG ACATGAACTGTTGTTAACCCCAGTAACATATATTCAAGTTACATCCATCAGTCACACTGAACTGAATAGAGAACGTGCTACTTCTCCACTCATGCCTGGTGGCTTAAAGGACAGTTCACTGAGCACAGTTTTGCCGTGTCCGATCTTACGCGAGAAGCATTTTAAAGACAGTAGGCCCATGCAGTTTCAGTGCAGGGTAG TTACCATCCATTTGTTGGTGTTGGACAGTTGTTTACATGACTTGCAAACTTCAGAAGCAGCTAACAAGAGTAAAATACTAGCAGTACAAGTTCCAGTAGCTGGGTTTATTGTTG ATAATGGAACATCTTTATGCTGTTGTTGGGCTGATGATGCAAGGGCTGAACTTTTGCTCAGGCTCCAGGAAATCGCTGCCTTAGATGCTTCTGCTGGTTTGAAGTTTTCAAAAGATAGAAAGAAGGCAAACTTACAACAGACTTTTGGTTCTTGCCTACTAAAAATGCTGAAGAAGCACAAAAATGTCATTGTAAAAAACTATGGAATTCCTCCGGACACCTCATGCCGAGACTTGGAACTATCTTCTGGTATTGGTCACGTCTTAAATAGCCTGGAACAGAAACTGCTGAAATTTATCATCCTCAACGCTTGTTGCAAGGGAACTCTG AATGTTATCGCATCAGCTCTCGATCCAAACGCAATAAATGCATCAAATGTAGGGTTTCCTGATGTATATCCAGTACAGAACATGCAGAATTTTTGGATTAATGAATCATTTCAAGTGGATCCTTTGGAAGAGGCCAGAAGATTGGTTACCACTTTGAAGAACAGTTGA